The Streptomyces sp. NBC_00162 sequence GGACCGCAAGGTCGAGATCAAGTGCAAGAAGTACGGTGAGTCGGTCGACGGCAACGCCATCTGGTACCGCCTGGCCGACGAGAACGGCTCCGAGGAGAACGGTTCCGAGGAGAACGGCAACAACGAGAACGGCACCTGGCCGGGCAGCGGCAACCCGAACGCCGGCACGGGCGGCAGCGGTGGGAGCGACGACAAGGCCTACGACGGCAAGCGCTGGGTCTCGGCCCGCTACGTCAAGAACCTCACGACGGTGCGCTACTGCCACTGACCCCGGGCGAGCCGGTCAGCGGTCCGGGCGTACGGCGCGCGGCCCCACGCAACGCGCCCCGTACGCCCGGACCCGCTCGCGCAGTTCGCGGTCGGCCGTGACCACCACGCAGCCGCGGTCCGCATGGGCCGCGGCCAGCTCCACGATCCGGTCGTCACCGCTCCCGGGCGCCGGGTCCACCCGTACGCCGGGAACGGATTCGACACCCCGGGCGGCGCCTTCGACGACGAGGATGATCTCCTCGTCCCCGCCCCGCGCCGCCAGCCGGTCGCGCAGCCGCTCGGCCGCGCCCCGCCGGTCCCGCCACCAGCCGTCCGGTACCGAGCCGACGACATTGGCGCCGTCCACGATCAGCACGGTCCCCGTCGAAGCGGCCAAGACACCCCCTAGAAGTCGCCGTAGTTGACCTGCCAGGTGGGCAGGCCCATCCGGCGCCAGACCGCGACCACCCGGTCCCGGTCGTCGAGGGAGACCCGTACCGCGTACCGATGCCGTACGTGCGCGTCGAAGAGCTCCGCCTTCACCACGTCGTCGCGGCGCGTGTCTCCGGCCGCGCGCATCCACAGCTCGTCGTACGGGACCCTGTGCCGCGCCAGCCAGGACTCGGTCTGCGGGCGGTGCTCCTCGCTCCGCCCCGACAGCAGCACGATCACGTCGCCGTCGGCCCGCCGGAAGGCGTCCAGGGCGTGGCGGACCGGCTCGTTGAGCCGGTCGAGCTCGCAGCGCGAGAAGTCGTACGGGCCCCGGTCGCCGATCAGCGCGAGCGTCCCGTCGATGTCGCACATCACCGCGGCGGGCAGGGCCGGGTCGGCCACGTACTCCCGCACCGGCGGCACGGCCGTCTCGCCGGAGGTGCCGTTCAGCCACTCCGCCGTCAGCCGCCAGCCGCCCTTGCGGGCCTTCTGGTGCTTGTCGGCCAGGATCCGGATGATCTCCTCGCCGACCTGGTCCTCCCGGGCGGCGTCCCGGCGCAGGCACTCCTCCAGCGGGACGTCGGTGAAGTCGTGCACGACGAACGTGGCGAGTCCGCCGACCGCCGCCTTGAGGCGCTTCGGGATGTGCTTGGTCAGGTGGGTGTTGTCGACGACCACGTCGAAACCGCCGTCGACGGCCGCGCGGACCGCCGCGTCCTGGACGGCCAGCACGGTCTGCTCGTGCGCGTAGGACCGGCCCCGCTCGGGGTCCGGCAGGTCGAGCATGCGCCGCAGGTCGTCCAGGTTGACGCGGCGCATCCGGCCGCCGGACCGCGCCTGGAGGGCGCGGGCCGCGGTCGTCTTGCCGGAGGCCGGCAGACCCGTCATGACGTGCACGACGGGCAGCGCGGGCTCCTGCGGGGCGCGGTCCTCCGGACGGGCCGCGGCCGGGGCCGGGCCGGGAACGCGCGGCGCGGCCTTGGGCGCGACCTCGGGCGCCGCCTTGGGTACGGGTGCTCGCACCGCTTCGGGCGCGGCTTCGGACACTGCCTGGTCCTCCTCGTCGGTGGTGTAGGGGTCGCCGGTCTCGGGCCGCACGTGGCGCCAGGTGGTGAGCTCGGTCGGGCGGCCGTCGAGCCGCATGAACATCGCGGGGCGGATCTCCCGGTCCTCCAGTTCCCTGACCGCGCGGGCGAAGGCGCCCCGGTCGCCGGCCAGGTGCACGAGTCCGGCGTAGGCCTCGTCGATGGCCTGCTCGTGGCGCGCGGCCTCGCCCTCCAGGCGGTCGATCACCTCGCGCACCCAGGTGTCGAACTCGTCGGGCACCTGCTCCAGCAGCGCGTCGAGCGGCTTGCCGCCCGACGCCTCGATATCGGCGACCGTGCAGTTCAGACCCTGGGCGAGCTGCTTGGCGGGCAGGCCGGCGAACCGCTGGATGCCGTGGCCGCGCCAGATGTCCCGCTCGTTGACACCGGTGAGCACCTTGTGGAGCCGTACGTACTCGGACAGCTTGGCCTTGGCGCGCACGCCCGAGGCGAAGCGCAGCACGAAGCCCTCCGCGTCGGTGCCGTTCGCCGCAGCGCCGCCGGGCAGGGTGTTGGACTCGGTCAGCGCGATCAGCTCGTCGAGGGGCATGGCGGGCCAGACGGTGACGACGGAGCCGATCCCCTGCCAGTGGGGCGCGGCCTCGGCGAGCGGGACCTCGGTGCCGTCCGCTCCGAACGCGGCGAGGAGGACGAGGTCGCGGCGGTTGCCGTAGTCGACGACGATGCGGTTCTGGGGGTACAGGATCTCGGCGAGGTAGGTGGTGCCGGGGCGCAGCGCCGCGGTGTCCCTGGTGTCGAGGAGGCGCTGGGCCCAGGTGGCCTGGGCGCTGATGAAGGAACCCTTGGAGGCGACCCGCCAGCGGTCCGCGTAGTGGAAGACCACGGCGAGGCTGCCGTCGACCTTGTCGTACACCTCGAACGGCTCGTCCGGCAGGGCGGGCGCGTAGGGCTGACCCGACTCGTGCTCGCCGACGTTGAAGAACTTCGGCAGCGGCAGGGCGACGATCGCGCCGGTGGTGTCGTCGGCGACGAGTCCGCGGCAGCGCGTGGTGACCTGGTTCCAGACGCGCTCGTACTGGGCCGTCCGCGTGTACGTGTAGATGGACAGCGGCAGTTCGGGGTGCGACTTGCGGGTCACGTACCCGGCGTCGATCGAGTCCGCCAGTGCCTGTGCGGGCAGTATGTCATGGAGAGTCAGGCGGTCCTGGCTCATGGGTTCCTCCCGGTTTGAGATGGCTGATTCTCGCCTGCGGGAGGGTCTGCCCGGTAGTCAATTATGCCTGGTCGCGGCACCGCCCAGCCGGTTGATGTCCTTCGGGTGCAGGGTGCGGCCGGCGACCTCGGTGCCGGGTGAGGCGACGGCGATCATGGCGCGGCCCATCGCCTCGGAGGGGATGACGAGGTCCGGCGCGATCCGGCGTACCAGCGGGATCAGGGGTGTGGTGACCGCGTAGAGGATGCGGTTGAGCCGGGCCTTGGAGGGCACGCCGCGCACCGGCTGGACGATGCCCGGGCGGAACATGTAGGCCTGGAAGGGCAGTTCGAGCAGGTCGTTCTCGGTCTGCCCCTTGACCCGGGCCCACATGGACCGGCCCTGCCCGGTGCTGTCCGTGCCCACGCCGGACACGTAGACGAAGGTCAGGCGGGGGTTGGCGGCGGCGAGGGTGCGGGCCACCGCGAGGGTGAGGTCGTGGGTGATGCGCCGGTAGGCCTCTTCCTTCATCCCGACGGAGGAGACGCCGAGGCAGAAGAAGCAGGCGTCATAGGCGGCCAGGTCGAGGTCGGCGGCGGAGAGGTCGGATGGGTCTTCCTGGACCCGTTCGCGCAGTTTGGGGTGGGTGACGCCGAGGGGGTGCGGCCGATGGCGAGGACGCTGGTGACGGTGTCGTCGCGCAGGCATTCGCGCAGCACGCCGCGGCCGATCATTCCGGTCGCGCCGAAGAGGATGACCTTCACGCGAAGTCCGCTTCGTGGGTGATGCAGAGCTCGTTGCCCTGCGGGTCGGCGAGGGTGGTCCATGCCGAGGGGCCCACCCGGCCGTCGTGGAGGAAGGTCGCGCCCTTGGCGAGCAGCCGCTCGACCACGCTCTTCGGGTCGTCGGAGCCGATGCGGACGTCCAGGTGGACGCGGTTCTTGACGGTCTTGGGCTCGGGGACGAGCTGGAAGAGGATCCGGGGGCGCGCTCCAGGCCCTCGGGGTGGCGGATCGCGGCACCCAGCTTCCACACGAGGGTGCCGCGGTGGGTGGTGGTGTCGTCCTCGCTCGCGTGGCCCGCGGCGATCAGGCCGCGGATGAATGCCTCGTCGCTCGGCTCCACTTCCCAGCCGAGGGCGTCGGCCCACCAGTCCGCGAGCGGGTGCGGGTCGGCGGAGTCGATGGTCACCTGGAACGTGTAGGCCATGCCGGGACCCTACTGAGCGGACACCGCGGCCGCCACAGGAGCCGGCGGGCGGGGCAGGGGGTACAGGGGGGTCATGGCCGGGAGGTCAGGTGGGCGGTGAGGAACGTGACGAAGGTCAGCAGCCAGGCGGCGACGGCGATCCAGAGCAGGACTTCGCCCAGCGGGCGCAGCCACGGCAGTCCGGTCGGGTCCGCCGCGGAGAGGCAGGCGGTGGCCGTCATGCCGAGCGGGAAGACGGTGGCCCAGCGCCGGATGTCGTAGTGCGGCCGGGGGTGGCGCAGTTCGGCGCCGAGGAGGACGGCGTACCAGACGAGGGACAGGGCCAGCACGATCAGCGTGGCGGTCCGCAGGGCCGTGTGCCCCGCACCGGTCCATACGGGTGACGCCGTGAGCTTGGCGCCGGCCAGGGCGCAGATGGACAGCGCGCCGCCCGCCACCCAGTGGTCGCCCGCGCCGCCGATGACCTCGCGGAGGTCGAAGCGGACCAGGGCCGCCACGTAGAGCAGCAGCCCGAGGCAGAAGGCGGCCAGTGCCGCCCAGGCCAGCCAGTCGGGGTAGCCGGCGGCGGCGAGGGTGGCCGCGAGCACGGCGAGCCCCTCGGTGGCGACGCAGACGAGGAACGCCGCCCCCGGCATGCGCCGCCGCCAGTGCCGTACGACCCCCAGCAGCAGCCCTGGCCAGAGCACTGCGGCCAGCGCCAGCAGCGCGGCGGCCACGCTCTGCCACCCGAGCTGCGAGAGCCGGGTTCCGAGCACGGTGGTGGCGGCGACGGCGGTGAGCGCGGCCGGGGTGTCGGCCTCGGCCCGGAACCTCCCGCGGTCCCCCAGCAGCCGGGCCGTGAAGTCGGCGGCGAGAACCAGCCACAGCGCCCCGGAGAGGGCCAGCGCGATCAGCGAGAGCACCTCGTACCCGGTCAGGTGCAGGCCGACGGAGAGGATGCCGGCGGCCATGACGGCGGCTCCCGCCGCCGGCGGGAGGCCGGTCCACCAGGCGCGACCAGAAGGAGGGCTCGAAGGAGGGCTCACGCCTCCAGCGGACCTCAGCGCTCCGCTGCCCGCCAGCGGACGGGGGCTCCGCCGGGCCGCCTCCGCGCGCCGCCGGTGTCGTCCCCGGGGGCGGGGTAGCGTCGCCACCGCTCGTCCGGTGGCCGGAACTCGATCTTGCCAGAGTGGTTAGGCCTACCTAACCTTTGGCTCGCCCGAGTGCGCGTCCCCCATTCCCGCGCACCACACCGGCCACCACTTCGGGACCCGTCCCCACCGAAGGAGCCCCCACATGACTCCCCTTCTCGACAGAAACCAGCCGTACGCCGTCGCCCTGTTCCGGATCGTCACGGGACTGCTGTTCGCCTCACACGGCGCCGCCTCCCTCTTCGGCGTCCTCGGCGGCGCCCACGGCGGCGGCACGGTCCCCGTCGGCGCCTGGCCCGGCTGGTACGCCGCCGTCATCCAGCTGGTCGCCGGCGTCCTGGTCCTCCTCGGCCTCGGCACCAGGGCCGCAGCCTTCGTCGCCTCCGGCTCGATGGCCTACGCGTACTTCAGCGTCCACCAGTCCCAGGCCCTGTGGCCGTTGCAGAACGGCGGCGAGCCCTCCGCGATGTTCTGCTGGGCCTTCCTGCTGCTGGTGTTCACCGGCCCGGGCGCGCTCGCGCTGGACGGGCTGTTCGCCTCCCGGACCTCGGGAGGCCGCAGCCGGGGCGAGCGCAGCCCGGAGGCCGTGGCCGCCTGAGGAATCGTTTCCCGGCCGATACTCAGCGCGGCGCTGTGACCAGGCCCATCTCGTAGGCCGTGATCACGAGATGGACC is a genomic window containing:
- a CDS encoding SH3 domain-containing protein; this translates as MLKPTRTILALAAGSLVLGLVGAGAAVADEEPMAGAASQQMVAQARYAYGKVVSKGKLKVRSKPSTHSRAVGYVYPDRKVEIKCKKYGESVDGNAIWYRLADENGSEENGSEENGNNENGTWPGSGNPNAGTGGSGGSDDKAYDGKRWVSARYVKNLTTVRYCH
- a CDS encoding NTP pyrophosphohydrolase encodes the protein MAASTGTVLIVDGANVVGSVPDGWWRDRRGAAERLRDRLAARGGDEEIILVVEGAARGVESVPGVRVDPAPGSGDDRIVELAAAHADRGCVVVTADRELRERVRAYGARCVGPRAVRPDR
- a CDS encoding AAA family ATPase, producing MSQDRLTLHDILPAQALADSIDAGYVTRKSHPELPLSIYTYTRTAQYERVWNQVTTRCRGLVADDTTGAIVALPLPKFFNVGEHESGQPYAPALPDEPFEVYDKVDGSLAVVFHYADRWRVASKGSFISAQATWAQRLLDTRDTAALRPGTTYLAEILYPQNRIVVDYGNRRDLVLLAAFGADGTEVPLAEAAPHWQGIGSVVTVWPAMPLDELIALTESNTLPGGAAANGTDAEGFVLRFASGVRAKAKLSEYVRLHKVLTGVNERDIWRGHGIQRFAGLPAKQLAQGLNCTVADIEASGGKPLDALLEQVPDEFDTWVREVIDRLEGEAARHEQAIDEAYAGLVHLAGDRGAFARAVRELEDREIRPAMFMRLDGRPTELTTWRHVRPETGDPYTTDEEDQAVSEAAPEAVRAPVPKAAPEVAPKAAPRVPGPAPAAARPEDRAPQEPALPVVHVMTGLPASGKTTAARALQARSGGRMRRVNLDDLRRMLDLPDPERGRSYAHEQTVLAVQDAAVRAAVDGGFDVVVDNTHLTKHIPKRLKAAVGGLATFVVHDFTDVPLEECLRRDAAREDQVGEEIIRILADKHQKARKGGWRLTAEWLNGTSGETAVPPVREYVADPALPAAVMCDIDGTLALIGDRGPYDFSRCELDRLNEPVRHALDAFRRADGDVIVLLSGRSEEHRPQTESWLARHRVPYDELWMRAAGDTRRDDVVKAELFDAHVRHRYAVRVSLDDRDRVVAVWRRMGLPTWQVNYGDF
- a CDS encoding epimerase, which codes for MPARRHRHQRPRHRPHPLGVTHPKLRERVQEDPSDLSAADLDLAAYDACFFCLGVSSVGMKEEAYRRITHDLTLAVARTLAAANPRLTFVYVSGVGTDSTGQGRSMWARVKGQTENDLLELPFQAYMFRPGIVQPVRGVPSKARLNRILYAVTTPLIPLVRRIAPDLVIPSEAMGRAMIAVASPGTEVAGRTLHPKDINRLGGAATRHN
- a CDS encoding VOC family protein, which gives rise to MEAGCRDPPPRGPGARPRILFQLVPEPKTVKNRVHLDVRIGSDDPKSVVERLLAKGATFLHDGRVGPSAWTTLADPQGNELCITHEADFA
- a CDS encoding tellurite resistance/C4-dicarboxylate transporter family protein; translation: MAAGILSVGLHLTGYEVLSLIALALSGALWLVLAADFTARLLGDRGRFRAEADTPAALTAVAATTVLGTRLSQLGWQSVAAALLALAAVLWPGLLLGVVRHWRRRMPGAAFLVCVATEGLAVLAATLAAAGYPDWLAWAALAAFCLGLLLYVAALVRFDLREVIGGAGDHWVAGGALSICALAGAKLTASPVWTGAGHTALRTATLIVLALSLVWYAVLLGAELRHPRPHYDIRRWATVFPLGMTATACLSAADPTGLPWLRPLGEVLLWIAVAAWLLTFVTFLTAHLTSRP
- a CDS encoding DoxX family protein, encoding MTPLLDRNQPYAVALFRIVTGLLFASHGAASLFGVLGGAHGGGTVPVGAWPGWYAAVIQLVAGVLVLLGLGTRAAAFVASGSMAYAYFSVHQSQALWPLQNGGEPSAMFCWAFLLLVFTGPGALALDGLFASRTSGGRSRGERSPEAVAA